In Caldisericota bacterium, the genomic window CTCGCTTTAAAAGGATTTTCTTCGGCTAATTCTGATAATTCAGCAAGTTCATAAAATTTTTGAGCTATTTCCTTATTTTTCATTCAGAGTGATCCGTTTATTTCTTTTTTTAGTGTGGAAAAAAAACCTTCCATAAACGCAATTCTCTTCTCTGCTATCTTTTTTGCTGTGTCTGTAAAAAGTCTTTCTGGAATATATCTGAATTTTGTCTCTAACTCAATATTAGGTGCATGTCTTGAGATATCCTTGATACGACCGTTAATTTTTCCATCTAATAAATTTTCTTTCATATAGCTGTTTAAATCAACATCAATATATATGCTTTCTCCTCTTTCACCTGCTATCATATAAGCTCGTGCAATACCTACAGCTCCAATAGCATCAAGTTTATCAGCATCAAACAATATCTGTGCTTCTTTTGTTTCTGGTGAA contains:
- a CDS encoding HD domain-containing protein, with amino-acid sequence MNKKINTIKQIVKEELSSSSHDLEHTFRVFELACMLAKKEQTVDMEIVEIASLLHDIARVKEDSDLSGNIDHALLGAEMAEKILRSLNYPESVVQGVKHCIQTHRYRGETSPETKEAQILFDADKLDAIGAVGIARAYMIAGERGESIYIDVDLNSYMKENLLDGKINGRIKDISRHAPNIELETKFRYIPERLFTDTAKKIAEKRIAFMEGFFSTLKKEINGSL